In Pyrus communis chromosome 8, drPyrComm1.1, whole genome shotgun sequence, one genomic interval encodes:
- the LOC137742999 gene encoding protein FAF-like, chloroplastic — translation MAACGSLHHIFETPLSDSPTTLLESFSSSWNQIQPLKSSNIDNNPSSTLTEMFGELHFKENNNVNSPIFSSPSMSSSSSSLTSSDVEFDPKTKIGKNEEEMKKMNGQKSPSKESLSSNYSRSQSHKSSDSFSSMNSESLQLCTEGLGFESSDEVEELFKESPPSDHGYHEDEENITVQEEKISFTKQYFPVSEISYNNNCSGGELGFRRSRSTSVGGFPPPISCISNSGKPWVCFKSYRHNGRFVLKEIRIPTQEFLHAHREDGRLKLHFVMPDNEILGEEDDDDDDLSDDIEEQEEEIEEEEEDHPDADAARDSINKEGNDKAKTNN, via the coding sequence ATGGCTGCCTGTGGAAGCCTCCATCACATTTTTGAAACCCCATTATCCGATAGCCCAACAACACTTCTTgaatccttctcctcctcatGGAACCAAATCCAGCCTCTCAAATCATCCAACATTGACAATAATCCCTCATCGACCCTCACTGAGATGTTTGGGGAGCTTCATTTCAAAGAGAATAACAATGTTAATTCTCCAATATTTTCATCACCTTCCATGTCATCCTCCTCGTCCTCATTGACATCTTCGGACGTAGAATTTGACCCTAAAACCAAGATTGGGAAAAATGAGGaggagatgaagaagatgaatggCCAGAAGAGCCCCTCAAAGGAGTCCCTTTCGAGCAATTACAGTAGGTCTCAGTCTCACAAAAGCAGTGATAGCTTTTCATCAATGAATTCGGAGAGCTTGCAGTTATGCACGGAGGGACTTGGATTCGAAAGCTCGGACGAGGTTGAGGAACTATTCAAGGAAAGTCCTCCTAGTGATCATGGATATCATGAGGATGAAGAAAACATTACTGTTCAAGAGGAGAAGATTAGTTTTACAAAGCAATATTTTCCAGTTTCAGAAATTAgttataataataattgttcTGGTGGTGAATTAGGGTTTAGGAGGTCAAGGAGTACTAGTGTTGGGGGATTCCCTCCGCCGATATCCTGCATAAGCAACAGCGGGAAGCCTTGGGTTTGCTTCAAGTCTTACAGGCATAATGGCAGGTTTGTCCTCAAAGAAATCAGAATCCCCACCCAAGAGTTCTTGCATGCTCACAGGGAAGATGGGCGCCTCAAGCTGCACTTCGTCATGCCCGACAACGAGATTCTAGGTGAGGAAGACGACGACGATGATGATCTATCCGACGAtattgaagaacaagaagaagaaattgaagaagaagaagaagatcacCCAGATGCAGATGCTGCTCGTGATTCAATAAATAAAGAAGGAAATGATAAGGCAAAGACAAATAATTAA
- the LOC137742387 gene encoding N-carbamoylputrescine amidase yields MEKGKREVVVSALQFACTDDVATNVATAERLVRAAHAKGANIILIQELFEGHYFCQAQREDFFQRAKPYKSHPTILRMQKVAKELGVVIPVSFFEEANNAHYNSIAIVDADGADLGLYRKSHIPDGPGYQEKFYFNPGDTGFKVFKTKFATIGVAICWDQWFPEAARALVLQGAEILFYPTAIGSEPQDGGLDSRDHWRRVMQGHAGANVVPVVTSNRIGKEIIETEHGKSEITFYGNSFIAGPTGEIVETANDKEEAVLVAHFDLDKIKWKRHSWGVFRDRRPDLYKVLLTSDGSNSPL; encoded by the exons atggaaaagggTAAACGGGAGGTGGTGGTTTCAGCTCTGCAATTCGCTTGCACCGACGACGTCGCCACCAACGTCGCCACCGCCGAAAG GTTGGTTAGAGCTGCTCATGCGAAGGGTGCAAATATCATTCTTATACAG GAACTCTTTGAGGGACATTACTTCTGTCAGGCACAAAGGGAGGACTTCTTTCAGCGAGCAAAGCCTTACAAGAGTCATCCAACCATTCTTAG GATGCAGAAAGTTGCCAAAGAGTTGGGTGTGGTAATACCAGTTAGCTTCTTCGAAGAGGCAAATAATGCTCATTACAATTCAATTGCCATTGTCGATGCTGATGGGGCAGATCTTGGACTTTATAGGAAGTCCCACATCCCAGACGGACCAG GCTACCAGGAAAAGTTCTACTTCAATCCAGGTGATACTGGATTCAAG GTTTTCAAGACCAAGTTCGCAACTATTGGAGTTG CAATTTGCTGGGATCAATGGTTTCCCGAGGCTGCCCGGGCTTTGGTTCTTCAAGGTGCTGAGATATTGTTTTACCCTACTGCTATTGGTTCTGAACCTCAAGATGGAGGTCTTGATTCTCGTGATCACTGGAGGCGAGTGATGCAAGGGCATGCTGGGGCTAATGTG GTCCCTGTAGTAACTTCAAATCGCATAGGAAAGGAGATAATTGAGACCGAGCATGGAAAGAGTGAGATCACTTTCTACGGTAACTCTTTTATAGCAG GACCCACTGGTGAAATTGTTGAAACTGCTAATGATAAAGAGGAAGCTGTGCTTGTAGCACACTTTGACCTAGACAAAATCAAATGGAAGAGACATAGCTGGGGAGTATTCCGCGACCGCCGCCCAGATTTATACAAGGTGCTACTGACATCAGATGGCAGCAATTCCCCTTTGTGA